From the genome of Candidatus Poribacteria bacterium:
TGCCGTCTCTTACACAGTCGAGGCTGAGGTTTTCAGGGACTACGTTAGTAAGTTAATCGATCTTGGCGCGAACATGATCGGCGGCTGTTGCGGCACAACCCCGACCTACACGGCAAAAATCCGACAGGCTGTCACAGGGCGAAAACCTGTCCAACGAGAGCAGCGTATTTTCGTGCTTCCACAGACGACATCAACGTCCAAATCACCAACCGATAATCCTATCCAGCAAGTCTTTGAAACGCGCGAACGCATCGTAAGTGTAGAGATGCGCGCCAATACTTTTCCGCAATTGCGAGCGATGCTGAGCGAAGCAAAAAACCTCGCTGCAATCGGTGTAGACCTATTTGATGTAACCGACAATTCCGGTGCCGCCGTGAACATCGGGGCTATCGCGACAGCCTATCAACTCCAGCAGGCGACCCAGATTCCGACGCTTATCCATTGGACGACCCGATCCCGTAATCTCATCAGTATGCAATCACATTTACTGGAAGCGGAGACATTGGGGATCCGAGGCATTGTCGCCTTATCCGGCGACCATCCGAAAGCCGGTCCCTATGAGACCGCCAGTCTCGTGCCGGACGTTCGCGGGGCAGTTCAATTGATGCGACTCATCAACCGACTCAATCACGGGGAACTCGCCGACGGCTCGTCAATCGGTAAACCGTGCGGTTTCTACTACGGCGGCGGCTTCACAATCGCTGAGAATCTACAACCACACGTCAAGCATCTCGCCAATAAAATCGCACAAGGGGCGAAGTTTGCTTACACACAACCGGTTTGGACATACCAGGATATTATCCGCGCGCAGCAGGCAACGGAACATCTCGATATAAAGATTCTCTACGGTATCCTACCTCTCACGAGTTTCCGAAGCGCGTCCTATCTACGCGACAATTTGGGACTTTACATCCCGCAGTTTATTGTCGACAAATTCCGAGACCTCGGAGACACCGCTGGACATGAACTCGGTATGCAACTGAGCTTAGAATTGGTTCAGGAAATCCGTAACCAAGATGACACCGCAATCGACGGTATCTACCTGATCCCGCCTGCTCGCATGAATTGGAAAAATAGAGCCAGGGTCATCTCAGAAATCGTTAAAACCTATAGAGATGCCCCCCTACGGGGTTGAAGATTAAACAGTTCCCGAAACCGTAGCTCGTAATGAAATTAGGTCCTCCTTAAATGGCATGATTTGTCTCTGCTTTACATTTGGAGAGCGGATACCCGGAGAGACATTTGAAACCCCTAACCCATCTCACCGAACCGCAAGGAAAAATCAAAACACGCATTACAGGGCGCTCGCTTCTCTTAGGCGTCCTCCTCATCCCAGTCAATGTCTATTGGATGACGCTTGTGGAGGTGAAGTATTACTCCCTCGACGGTTCGTGCCTCCCGCTATTTATCCAACCCGTTTTCATCATGTTCGTCTGTGTTGTCGCCAACCTTGTGTTGAAACGCATCGCACCGCGTCAGATGCTGCAGCAAGGAGAACTGCTTGCTATCTACATTATGGTCGCGATTTCCTGCACGTTTGCGGGGCACGACACGATGCAAAATATGTTCGGCAGCATCGCGCATCCGTTTCGATTTGCGACTGAAGAAAACGAGTGGCAGACGCTCTTTTTTCGGTATCTACCCGCGTGGCTCACCGTTTCCGACGCGCAAAGTTTGCAAGGGTTTTACGAAGGAGAAGCCACCTTCTATACAAACCACAACTTTACCGTTTGGACCAAACCGTTGCTCTTCTGGGGACTCTTTTTCCTGATTATGATGTTCATGATGCTCTGCATCAACACACTCGTTCGGAAGCGGTGGGCAGAGCAGGAAAAGTTGGCGTATCCGATTATCCAACTCCCGCTCGGGCTTTCGGAAGATGGGGGCATCAGCCTCCTCAAAAATCGGATGATGTGGATTGGATTCAGCATCGCCGTCGTCATCGGCGTGATTAACGGGATTCACTATCTCTTTCCACAGTTCCCAGAGATCCCTTATATCAAACGGACAGCCGTCTTCCGAGACATCTTCACCGACCGTCCATGGAACGTTATTCGCGGCACTCGAATCTCCGTTTACCCCTTCGCAGTAGGATTGGCGTTTTTTCTACCACTGGATCTCTCGTTTTCGTGCTGGTTTTTCTTTGTTGTTCGCTTAGCGGAATTTGTTATCGGTGCCGCACTCGGCACCCGCTATTTCCCTGCGCTCAATGAGCAGGCGTATGGTGCCTGGATCTCGCTTTTCCTACTCGCTGTCTGGGTCACGCGGCGTCACTTGACTGAGGTCATGAAAAAGGTGTTTGGGTTTAACTCGCGCCTCGATGATTCCGACGAACCGATGCCTTACCGCGCCGCTTTCCTCGGCATACTCGGCTCGCTCATCGCTCTCGGTATCTTTTCCTCTATAGCCGGAATGTCTTTATGGGTGGCAGGCATCTTCTTTGGTATCTATTTTCTGCTCTCCTTTGCGATTACCCGTGTGCGCGCAGAACTCGGGACCCCTCATGAAATTTACTACGTCAATCCACACGACATGCTGGCGACAGTCGGCGGCACTCGGCAGTTTGACACAAGCAGCCTCACCATCATGTCCCTTTTCTACTGGTTCAATCGCGGCTACCGCAATCACCCGATGCCGAATCAGATTGAGGCGTTTAAACTTGCAGAATCAACGGGAATGGGTAACCGACGTTTGTGGATGGCGATGCTAATCGCGATTGTCGTCGGTATTCTGGTGACCTTCTGGGCAAACCTTGACATCACCTTCCGTAACGGTGCGGTTGCAAAAGCAGGCGGTTTCAAAGGATGGGTCGGTAGAGAATCGTTCAGTAGACTGCAACGCTGGTTACATAATCCGACAGAACCGAATGTAATCGGCATCGGTTTCATGGGCATCGGCGCGCTCCTGACGTTCGTGATGATGTATATGCGGATGCATTTCTTGTGGTGGCCCTTCCACCCCGCGGGCTATGCCCTTGCGATTAGTTTCGCAATGGATTACTTCTGGTTCGCCTTCTTCGTGGCGTGGTTCCTGAAGTTGATGATTTTACGGCACGGGGGTTTACGGTTGCACCGCAAAGTCGCACCGCTCTTTTTAGGACTCATCTTAGGCGATTACGTCATCGGTAGCATCTGGGCAATTATCGGACCCTCATTCGGTTTGCGGACCTATAAAATTTTTATTTGAGAGCGAAAGACATGAACCTACCCCTCGGGAAACTGAAACCCGATTTTTTAAAAGAACTGCTGCCCACGCCCGATAGAGATACAAGCGTGGTCGTCGGTCCACAACTCGGTGAAGATGCTGCAGTGATGGCGTTAGGGGACACCTATCTCGTTGCCACCAGCGATCCGATTACCTTTGCGACTGAAGATATTGGATGGTACGTGGTATGCGTCAATAGCAATGACATCGCTGCGATGGGTGCGGTGCCGAAATGGTTGCTGGTAACCCTGTTGTTACCCGAAGATACAACGACACCGACAACGGTTCGCGACATCATGTCGCAAATCACGCGGGCATGTGCGGCGTTTGACATCTCGCTCTGCGGTGGACATACCGAAGTCACACCAGCCGTAACACAACCCGTTGTCATCGGGCAGATGATGGGGGTTACCGACAAAAATACCCTGTTCACTTCGGCGGATGCCCGCGCAGGGGATGTCCTGATTCTCACAAAAGGCCTCGGTATTGAAGCGATGGCAATCATCGCACGCGAGCGTGAAGAGCAGTTGCGTGAAAGATACGATGCCCAATTCCTGGAGCAGGCGAAGAACTATCTCACGGATCCCGGAATTTCAGTGCTAAAAGATGCCCAAATTGCAATCGCTACAGGCGGCGTGCACGCCATGCACGATGTCACAGAGGGGGGTGTCACGACTGCCGTTTATGAATTGGCAACTGCGGCTGGGTTAGGGGTGACCGTCTATTCGGATAAACTGCTCGGCTCCTCCATCCTATACGGAAACATAACACGGACACTGTGTGAGTTGTTTGGACTCAACCCACTCGGTGTCATTTCATCTGGTGCCATGTTAATCGCCTCGGAACCTGAAAAAGGCGAAACAATTTGTCAAGCCCTCCGTATGGCCGGTATCAACGCGGACATTATCGGAAAGTTTTCGCCACCTGAGCACGGATTGTGGTTGGAAGATGCCACCGGCACACAACAACGACTCCCTATTTTTGAGACGGACGAAATCGCCAAACTTTTTAGTAGCAATACCCCTTAAACACCACATCCCTATCCACGCACATTACAGGTAGTAGGCTTTTCGCTGTAGGATTGACCTCCGAGTCGGCAAGGTTTCCCAAGAATCGGCAAAAAATCGAAAACTGCATAGTTCTGAAAATGCTCCTGTCCCCCTTGACATCCCCTCGGAATTACGCTATAATGCAAACTATCAGTCTATTACCGATTACCGGAGGAAATAAAGCATGGCAACCCCCGCAGCACAAACATACCTCACCCCTGAAGAATACATCGCTTTTGAACGCAAATTCCTTCCAGATTCGGAAATAATCAGGCATGAGTACTTAAACGGTGAGTTGATCGCGATGTCCGGGGCGAGCCGCGAGCATAATCTCATTACTATCAATGTATCTACTGCCCTCCATACCCGTTTGAGAGGCAGCAGATGTGAGACCTACGCGAACGATATGCGCGTGAGCACGCCTACGACAACATCCTATTTCTATCCAGATGTCGTTGTCGTTTGTGAAGAACCCCGCTTTGAAGATGATGTTTTCGATACACTCCTTAACCCTATCCTTTTGGTAGAAGTGCTTTCACCCTCAACCAAAGCGTATGACCGCGGTGAAAAATTCGCGCACTACCGACACCTCTCATCGTTGCAGGAATATCTCCTCGTCGCGCAAGATGAGGTTTGTGTGGAGCATTACCGCCGCCAAAAAAAACAGTGGATCTTCACCGAATTCCAAGATATTGAGGAAAGCCTACCACTCGCCTCCATCCAATGCGAATTGCCTTTGCAGGAAATCTATGAACGCATCATATTTCCTGATTAATGTTGGAACAACCCTGCGATGCTAAACAGCACAAACGGATACTTACAAAGTTTCACATTTGCAATTTTGACAACATAGTGGGAAGGGTGTAATTATGAAATACCCACTTGATAAATCTGAAAACAGGCGAATCCCAGGAATCTCGAGAGGACATAAGGATATGGACAGGAGGGACAACACTACTGATGTTTGGTACCGGTGCACTTACATTGATGATACATGATCCAAACTCTATTGCTGATATCACCCATCTGCTCGGATTCGTGGCTGTTGTTTTTTACTCTATGTTTTTACGGAAGTCTCGATAACCCAGGACTATTTACACAATAGTTTGGACAATTTTTAGACATAGCACTCCGCTGGAGTGCGGGATCGCTATGATTGGTTCCTATAGACATATTGCTCCGCTGGAGCAAGGTTTCCGACATCCAAAACTCATAGAAAAACAGAACACCTTTGAAAACACGACACAAAACCGATAGAAACTGTCCAAACTATAGTTATATT
Proteins encoded in this window:
- a CDS encoding Uma2 family endonuclease, whose amino-acid sequence is MATPAAQTYLTPEEYIAFERKFLPDSEIIRHEYLNGELIAMSGASREHNLITINVSTALHTRLRGSRCETYANDMRVSTPTTTSYFYPDVVVVCEEPRFEDDVFDTLLNPILLVEVLSPSTKAYDRGEKFAHYRHLSSLQEYLLVAQDEVCVEHYRRQKKQWIFTEFQDIEESLPLASIQCELPLQEIYERIIFPD
- a CDS encoding hydrogenase expression/formation protein; this translates as MNLPLGKLKPDFLKELLPTPDRDTSVVVGPQLGEDAAVMALGDTYLVATSDPITFATEDIGWYVVCVNSNDIAAMGAVPKWLLVTLLLPEDTTTPTTVRDIMSQITRACAAFDISLCGGHTEVTPAVTQPVVIGQMMGVTDKNTLFTSADARAGDVLILTKGLGIEAMAIIAREREEQLRERYDAQFLEQAKNYLTDPGISVLKDAQIAIATGGVHAMHDVTEGGVTTAVYELATAAGLGVTVYSDKLLGSSILYGNITRTLCELFGLNPLGVISSGAMLIASEPEKGETICQALRMAGINADIIGKFSPPEHGLWLEDATGTQQRLPIFETDEIAKLFSSNTP
- a CDS encoding bifunctional homocysteine S-methyltransferase/methylenetetrahydrofolate reductase; the encoded protein is MARKNNFIEALAHQILVCDGAIGTELRKRIPSYLQCIDACNISTEHAEKIVAVHRAYVDAGADVIQTNTYQANKQALAVHGLAEQVEEINRTGVSLARAAAQEHAYVAGSVGQIPLQTLDTAVPSKKTIRRLFKEQMDALVDAGIDLLVLETFASPKQAEIATKQALTYNVPVIVEISGVSGGTVGTGLDVRVFAQELEQLGAHAVGINCRGPHDLVEAMELLAPVIKAPIVVQPNAGNPRVEQGEIAVSYTVEAEVFRDYVSKLIDLGANMIGGCCGTTPTYTAKIRQAVTGRKPVQREQRIFVLPQTTSTSKSPTDNPIQQVFETRERIVSVEMRANTFPQLRAMLSEAKNLAAIGVDLFDVTDNSGAAVNIGAIATAYQLQQATQIPTLIHWTTRSRNLISMQSHLLEAETLGIRGIVALSGDHPKAGPYETASLVPDVRGAVQLMRLINRLNHGELADGSSIGKPCGFYYGGGFTIAENLQPHVKHLANKIAQGAKFAYTQPVWTYQDIIRAQQATEHLDIKILYGILPLTSFRSASYLRDNLGLYIPQFIVDKFRDLGDTAGHELGMQLSLELVQEIRNQDDTAIDGIYLIPPARMNWKNRARVISEIVKTYRDAPLRG